From one Fibrobacter sp. UWR4 genomic stretch:
- a CDS encoding OmpH family outer membrane protein, translating to MQNKNVISLLAIAAAIAGFLVLGISKQSQISYGFVNTEKLLESFVESNRAMEEIRAEEKKWVESRTIIEDSLKAFEQRVSLIYDTASVKKKTELKDEQVRRIEELGRFNQSYSNRIQNMRVEKLGSIYQKINTAMNDYAREKGLDVVFASSNGSIVYGDGSKADITADFLVFLNKRFK from the coding sequence ATGCAAAATAAGAACGTGATTAGTTTACTTGCTATTGCAGCAGCAATAGCAGGCTTTTTAGTGTTGGGAATTTCTAAGCAGAGTCAAATATCTTATGGCTTTGTAAATACAGAAAAACTTCTTGAATCCTTTGTTGAATCCAACCGTGCAATGGAAGAAATTAGGGCCGAAGAAAAAAAATGGGTTGAAAGTAGAACAATCATTGAAGACTCTCTTAAGGCTTTTGAACAACGAGTCTCTTTGATTTATGATACAGCCTCTGTAAAAAAGAAGACTGAGCTTAAAGATGAACAAGTTCGTCGAATTGAGGAACTCGGCCGTTTTAATCAGTCTTATTCTAATCGCATACAAAATATGCGTGTTGAAAAACTTGGTAGTATTTACCAAAAAATTAATACAGCCATGAATGATTATGCCCGTGAAAAAGGCTTGGATGTTGTTTTTGCCTCTAGCAATGGTAGTATTGTATATGGAGATGGTTCAAAGGCTGATATCACGGCAGATTTCCTTGTTTTCCTGAATAAAAGATTTAAGTAA
- a CDS encoding OmpH family outer membrane protein, which yields MNMKITNSLNILALGLSTVFLILAVFFFHQQQEPFAFIDSDQVLAKYEPLLLANDAVRVRDQEIENKMKVYEDSLARLMDSLSVRRGEEEELLNLLNLESNIQRHKLVDSTSIYAQNELKTSIDMFNKMAAKYCKKNKLHLLFSTSNNTIVFGTGSKADVSNSFIKFMEGKNAK from the coding sequence ATGAATATGAAAATAACAAACTCGTTAAATATTTTGGCTTTGGGCTTGTCCACAGTTTTTTTGATTCTTGCGGTGTTTTTTTTTCATCAGCAGCAAGAGCCTTTTGCGTTCATTGATTCTGATCAAGTTCTAGCAAAATACGAACCATTGCTTTTGGCTAATGACGCGGTACGTGTCAGGGATCAAGAAATTGAAAATAAGATGAAGGTTTATGAAGATTCCTTGGCAAGATTAATGGACTCTCTCTCTGTTCGTCGAGGTGAAGAAGAGGAGCTGTTGAATTTGCTTAATCTAGAAAGCAATATACAAAGACATAAACTTGTTGACTCAACAAGCATTTATGCTCAAAATGAGTTGAAAACATCCATTGACATGTTTAATAAGATGGCTGCCAAATATTGCAAAAAAAACAAATTACACCTTTTGTTTAGCACCAGCAATAACACGATTGTTTTTGGTACAGGTAGTAAAGCTGATGTCTCAAATAGTTTCATCAAATTTATGGAAGGTAAAAATGCAAAATAA
- a CDS encoding fibrobacter succinogenes major paralogous domain-containing protein, with the protein MKKNRLIGACVASLASILLIACGSGSSSSSADDNVTYGTLTDSRDGQSYKTLTIGGQTWMAENLNYRYVGVKHDCCEGKGMTDSSSWCFNDDAGNCSKYGRLYSWSAAMDSAGLVSSANADAACGNETTCTPNVPHRGVCPEGWHVPTLAEWSSFATVVGGKKCGDTEKCPNVGGILKSTSGWLDEGGFFARYDGYDEIGFTVLPGGVRGINGRYLKEGEQGSFWSTAEIDEGNAYYRYAVNYDSTFIPYSNYKPVGLYIRCVKD; encoded by the coding sequence ATGAAAAAAAATCGTTTAATCGGAGCTTGCGTAGCATCGTTGGCCTCTATTTTGTTGATTGCTTGTGGAAGTGGTTCTTCTTCAAGTAGCGCTGATGACAATGTAACCTATGGAACCTTGACGGACTCTCGTGATGGTCAGTCTTACAAGACCTTGACTATTGGTGGACAGACTTGGATGGCCGAGAACCTGAACTATCGCTATGTGGGCGTGAAACATGATTGCTGTGAAGGGAAGGGCATGACCGATTCCTCAAGTTGGTGCTTCAATGACGATGCTGGAAATTGCTCTAAATATGGCCGCCTTTATTCCTGGAGTGCTGCAATGGATAGCGCAGGATTGGTTTCCTCTGCGAACGCAGACGCTGCGTGCGGTAATGAAACTACTTGTACGCCAAATGTGCCTCATAGAGGTGTGTGCCCCGAAGGATGGCATGTGCCTACTTTGGCGGAATGGTCGAGTTTTGCCACCGTTGTTGGCGGTAAGAAATGCGGCGATACGGAAAAATGCCCGAATGTGGGCGGCATTCTCAAGTCAACTAGTGGTTGGCTTGACGAGGGAGGCTTTTTTGCCCGTTATGACGGCTATGACGAAATCGGCTTTACCGTTCTGCCTGGTGGTGTAAGAGGTATAAATGGACGCTATTTAAAAGAGGGAGAACAAGGCTCTTTCTGGAGTACCGCGGAAATCGATGAAGGTAACGCGTATTACCGCTATGCGGTAAACTACGATTCCACATTCATACCTTATTCAAATTACAAACCTGTTGGATTGTACATTCGTTGCGTGAAGGATTGA
- a CDS encoding GspE/PulE family protein, with translation MSFELKNPPSQSALRFLTQEQMLRFSALPVDYNEESRILSVAVADPYDFDLINDIQVCAGVFIRPIQASEDKIVQWIAAFAERAVPNFGSDSAANKSNSPVIRLVNEIISEAMHTGVSDIHFEPGEKSFLVRFRKDGVLKVARKLPLRSISEVISRLKIMASMDIAEKRRPLDGRIHFDDGTKNVDIRVSALPTDYGQKMVLRLLDKGQIIHKLDSLGMNPQQIALCESEIRKPYGMFLITGPTGSGKTTTLYTLLQMIRSPELNISTIEEPIEYKLDGITQTAVNTKIDLTFAAALRTLLRQDPDVIMVGEIRDSETAELAIRAALTGHLVFSTLHTNDAPSVVVRLIDMGIEPFLVASAVNFIMAQRLVRRGCPKCGGKDPQCLTCGGSGYKGRVGLYEMMPMSETLREMVHKNATSAELKKKAIELGMKTLAVDGAEKVAAGLTTDAEVSAEAIV, from the coding sequence ATGTCCTTCGAGCTTAAGAATCCGCCTTCACAAAGCGCCTTGCGTTTCTTGACGCAGGAGCAGATGCTGCGGTTTTCCGCATTGCCGGTGGATTACAACGAAGAGTCCCGCATTCTTTCTGTAGCCGTAGCCGATCCCTACGATTTTGACTTGATCAACGATATCCAGGTTTGCGCAGGCGTTTTCATTCGCCCTATCCAGGCCAGCGAAGATAAGATTGTTCAGTGGATTGCCGCCTTCGCCGAAAGGGCTGTTCCTAATTTCGGTTCTGATTCTGCAGCAAACAAGTCAAACTCCCCCGTTATCCGACTTGTGAACGAGATTATTTCCGAAGCCATGCATACTGGCGTTTCCGACATTCACTTCGAGCCGGGCGAAAAATCGTTTCTGGTGCGTTTTCGCAAGGATGGTGTGCTGAAGGTGGCCCGTAAGCTGCCTTTGCGTTCCATTTCCGAGGTGATTTCTCGTTTGAAGATTATGGCAAGCATGGACATTGCCGAGAAAAGACGCCCTCTCGATGGTCGTATTCATTTCGACGATGGCACCAAGAATGTGGATATCCGTGTTTCTGCACTGCCCACGGATTACGGGCAGAAGATGGTTTTGCGTCTTTTGGACAAGGGCCAGATTATCCATAAGCTGGATTCCCTGGGTATGAACCCGCAGCAGATTGCCTTGTGCGAAAGCGAGATTCGCAAGCCCTACGGCATGTTCCTGATTACAGGGCCCACGGGTAGCGGCAAGACTACGACATTGTACACCTTATTGCAGATGATCCGTAGCCCGGAACTGAATATTTCCACTATCGAAGAACCGATCGAATACAAGCTGGATGGTATCACCCAGACCGCTGTCAACACCAAGATTGACTTGACTTTCGCGGCAGCATTGCGTACTTTGCTTCGCCAGGATCCAGATGTGATCATGGTGGGTGAAATCCGTGACAGCGAAACGGCGGAGCTGGCTATTCGTGCGGCTCTTACGGGCCATCTGGTTTTCAGCACCTTGCATACTAACGACGCTCCCTCTGTAGTGGTGCGCTTGATCGACATGGGTATCGAGCCGTTCCTGGTGGCCTCGGCGGTGAACTTCATTATGGCCCAGCGCCTGGTTCGTAGGGGTTGCCCCAAGTGCGGCGGTAAGGATCCCCAGTGTCTGACTTGCGGCGGCAGCGGTTACAAGGGCCGCGTTGGCCTTTACGAAATGATGCCCATGTCCGAGACTTTGCGCGAGATGGTTCACAAGAACGCCACCTCGGCGGAGCTCAAGAAAAAGGCCATTGAGCTGGGCATGAAAACCTTGGCTGTGGACGGTGCCGAAAAGGTGGCCGCAGGCCTTACCACCGATGCGGAAGTTTCTGCAGAAGCCATTGTGTAG
- a CDS encoding type II secretion system protein, producing MASKRGFTLIELIVTMAVSGIFFTQAMNMFSTANGSFVSYKKAHEEYFEYNVKKAKANRMLLDNTGSCQENGEFHFTGDSADSLDMEFPFPQPKCKDVDRKRTLVYFLGATDSTSKEIVGYSHFYLK from the coding sequence ATGGCAAGTAAGCGCGGATTCACACTGATCGAGTTGATAGTGACCATGGCTGTGTCTGGTATTTTCTTTACGCAGGCCATGAACATGTTCAGCACGGCCAACGGTTCCTTCGTAAGTTACAAGAAGGCCCACGAGGAATACTTCGAATACAATGTCAAGAAGGCCAAGGCCAACAGGATGCTTCTGGATAATACAGGCTCCTGCCAAGAAAATGGCGAATTCCATTTCACTGGAGATTCTGCGGATTCCCTGGATATGGAGTTTCCTTTTCCTCAGCCAAAGTGCAAGGATGTAGACCGCAAGAGAACCTTGGTCTATTTCCTAGGCGCCACCGATTCTACCTCAAAAGAAATCGTTGGATATAGCCACTTCTATTTAAAATAA